From a single Amyelois transitella isolate CPQ chromosome 18, ilAmyTran1.1, whole genome shotgun sequence genomic region:
- the LOC132902804 gene encoding uncharacterized protein K02A2.6-like, with translation MEHARPPSELCLEGGPANRADAWRKWYKQFLVFLKASGVYKEPTDVQASLLINLIGSEGYDVYTTFKFEKETDRENFDKLVSKFNEHFGTKQNTTMARFKFFTRNQENGESVDEYVTALKILSQHCEFEHLEEGLIRDRVVCGVTDGKIRDRLLRAEDLTLARAVKICQASEMSTEEKRQIEGTKAVTDGGASSAAVDVVYGGAGGPSRAARGGWGRPRPRGQLRAAGARGAATAGGRRGAASRSACRACMKDQCDGDYKCAARNAQCFWCSERGHFKSACPKLKSRVYQIEEELSTDDSDLYYVSTVDNFGDGMDSHKWYETLFLYGSDLKERFKLDTGSDLNVMSLKTYCKLGLNLSELTSDNTRALSFCGNFIPIVGSCYINWFYKNKVYKLRFIISEHDCQNVLGKFSCEQLGLIKRLYSIDINQYDDIFKGLGKLPGKYKIVTIPGAQPSVCPVRKIPVGVRDKLRIELDRMENLGVIRRVTHPTPWVNAIVVAAKKDGSIRVCLDPRPLNRAVRRAHYPLPTLTDIATKLEGARYFSKLDARSGFWMVQLDDDSADLCTFGTPYGRYQYLRLPYGINCASEVFHQKIRQILEGLEGVDSFVDDVIVWGSSISEHDERLKLLLNRARDAGIKFNKEKCEFCVQTVTYLGHTFSSKGMQIDESKLKAIRDMPNPQDRSSLERFLGMVNYLSKFIPHYSEIAAPLRILLKKDSVWNWDEVHEATVRRLKESVCAAPVLALYSAREPVLLSVDASSRALGAVLMQGGRPVEYASSTLTDTQCRYAQIEKELLAIVFALERFHQYVYGRKDVTVETDHKPLETLFHKALDSVPARLQRMMLRIQGYDFKVTYKPGKYMFVADTLSRAPLPEQLQQKVSDEISEQSCFLIENVRFSDSKLSMIKEHTMKDEECQLIIRYIKNGWPNYKYEVDERVKEQWSYKESFEYVDGIIFKDNLVYIPFKLRYEMVKRVHDGHMGIDRCKRHARDVMFWPGMSRDIESAVRRCATCAERVARPAREPLLPHPIPSLPWAKIGSDIFQNGNKYFLILVDYFSNYIEVCPLLNITSKTVITAMKDQFARHGIPQELITDNGPAYASKEFATFSKQWGFKHVTSSPKYPVSNGRSEKAVHIVKNMLTKSLSSGSDFYLGLLNLRTTPRDGISSPSQLLMGRRLNSRLPSHDCKLQPSRDNRDDYKAITSKQARDKQHYDKRARALPELRAGQRVVMVDAGDRKHARVQARAPQPRSYFVIDSTGKRYRRNRRHLINVEAALSSPSQYTPEEQEHYEEEDWSMAESEDNADDPTFVLTSGDGSRLSEDSRGDILKGRLDRARRPAAEAARTIIAKLNREK, from the coding sequence atggAACACGCGCGTCCGCCATCGGAATTATGCCTAGAGGGCGGGCCGGCAAACCGCGCTGACGCGTGGCGAAAATGGTACAAGCAGTTTTTGGTGTTCCTGAAGGCCTCGGGAGTCTATAAAGAACCGACAGATGTACAAGCCAGTCTCCTCATTAACCTGATAGGCTCAGAAGGTTACGACGTATATACTACGTTTAAATTCGAAAAGGAGACTGATCGGGAGAATTTCGACAAGTTGGTCAGCAAATTTAATGAGCATTTCGGTACGAAACAAAATACTACCATGGCtcgtttcaaattttttacaagaaatcAAGAAAATGGTGAATCTGTCGATGAGTACGTCACAGCATTGAAAATACTTTCGCAGCATTGTGAATTCGAGCATCTCGAAGAAGGTCTGATACGCGATCGTGTTGTTTGCGGGGTCACCGATGGAAAAATACGTGATCGATTACTGAGAGCTGAGGATCTGACCCTCGCACGAGCTGTGAAGATTTGTCAAGCTAGTGAGATGTCTACAGAGGAAAAACGGCAGATAGAAGGAACCAAGGCGGTAACCGACGGGGGCGCGTCGTCGGCAGCCGTGGACGTGGTGTACGGCGGCGCAGGCGGACCGTCGCGAGCGGCGCGTGGCGGCTGGGGCCGGCCGCGGCCGCGGGGCCAGCTCCGTGCGGCCGGCGCTCGGGGAGCGGCCACTGCAGGCGGCCGACGCGGGGCAGCTTCTAGGAGTGCGTGTCGGGCTTGCATGAAGGATCAGTGTGACGGAGACTATAAGTGTGCGGCTAGAAATGCTCAATGTTTTTGGTGCAGTGAACGGGGACATTTTAAAAGTGCATGTCCTAAGTTAAAGAGCAGAGTATACCAAATTGAGGAAGAGTTATCAACTGACGATTCAGATTTGTACTACGTCTCCACGGTCGACAATTTCGGTGACGGTATGGACAGCCACAAATGGTAtgagactttatttttatatggtagtgatttaaaagaaagatTTAAGCTAGATACTGGTTCGGATTTAAATGTAATGTCCTTGAAAACATATTGTAAATTGGGTTTGAACTTATCAGAGTTAACATCAGATAATACGAGAGCTTTATCGTTTTGTGGCAATTTTATTCCTATTGTTGGATCATGTTACATCAattggttttataaaaataaagtgtataAATTACGTTTCATAATTTCTGAACACGACTGTCAAAATGTGCTGGGCAAATTTTCTTGTGAACAACTAGGCTTAATAAAACGTTTATATTCAATAGATATTAACCAGTATGATGATATTTTCAAAGGTTTGGGAAAGTTGCCTGGCAAATACAAAATAGTAACAATTCCGGGCGCGCAGCCGTCAGTCTGTCCCGTTAGAAAAATACCCGTGGGCGTACGAGATAAGTTACGAATCGAATTAGATCGAATGGAAAATCTAGGCGTTATTAGAAGAGTGACGCACCCGACCCCGTGGGTGAATGCAATCGTAGTGGCGGCGAAAAAAGATGGCAGCATTCGAGTGTGCCTCGACCCGCGGCCGCTTAATAGGGCCGTGCGACGCGCACACTACCCGTTGCCGACGCTCACTGATATCGCGACTAAATTAGAAGGAGCTAggtattttagtaaattagaCGCTCGATCTGGATTTTGGATGGTTCAGTTAGATGATGATAGCGCTGATTTATGTACGTTTGGAACACCATATGGCAGATACCAGTATCTACGTTTACCTTATGGTATAAACTGTGCATCTGaagtttttcatcaaaaaatacGTCAAATATTAGAGGGCTTAGAGGGCGTAGATTCATTTGTTGATGATGTCATAGTTTGGGGGTCTTCAATTTCAGAACATGACGAGAGGCTTaagcttttattaaataggGCACGTGATGCtggtattaaatttaataaagaaaaatgtgaattttGTGTTCAAACGGTAACTTACCTTGGACATACCTTTAGCTCCAAAGGTATGCAAATAGATGAAAGTAAACTTAAGGCAATTCGTGACATGCCGAATCCGCAAGACAGGAGTTCATTAGAGCGTTTTTTGGGCatggtaaattatttatcaaaatttataccACATTATTCAGAGATAGCGGCTCCTCTACGTATCCTTTTGAAAAAAGACTCTGTATGGAATTGGGACGAAGTACATGAAGCGACCGTGCGGCGTTTAAAAGAGTCAGTGTGCGCCGCGCCTGTACTGGCTTTGTATTCTGCGCGCGAGCCGGTGCTGTTATCAGTAGACGCGAGCTCTCGCGCGCTCGGCGCAGTGCTCATGCAGGGCGGCCGGCCGGTCGAGTATGCGTCATCCACACTCACCGACACGCAATGCAGGTATGCTCAAATTGAAAAAGAGCTGTTGGCGATCGTGTTTGCGCTCGAACGATTTCACCAATATGTTTATGGCCGTAAAGATGTCACAGTGGAGACGGATCACAAGCCATTGGAAACGCTATTTCATAAGGCGTTGGATTCCGTTCCAGCCAGACTGCAGCGCATGATGTTACGTATACAGGGATACGATTTCAAGGTTACGTATAAACCTGGAAAATATATGTTCGTTGCAGACACCCTTTCGAGGGCACCTTTACCTGAACAGTTACAACAAAAAGTAAGTGATGAAATTTCGGAGCAATCATGTTTTCTTATAGAAAATGTTAGGTTTAGTGACAGTAAATTGAGTATGATAAAGGAGCATACAATGAAAGATGAAGAATGTCAGTTaattataagatatataaaaaatggctGGCCAAATTATAAGTATGAAGTGGATGAAAGAGTAAAAGAGCAGTGGTCGTATAAGGAAAGTTTTGAATATGTCGAtggtataatatttaaagataatttggtTTATATTCCATTTAAGTTAAGGTACGAAATGGTAAAGCGAGTTCACGATGGGCATATGGGTATAGATAGATGCAAACGGCATGCGCGGGATGTGATGTTCTGGCCAGGGATGTCTCGAGACATCGAGAGTGCAGTACGCCGCTGTGCGACGTGCGCCGAGAGGGTGGCGCGGCCCGCGCGGGAACCGCTCTTGCCACATCCTATCCCGAGCCTGCCGTGGGCTAAAATAGGCTCGGACATATTTCAGAACGGtaacaagtattttttaatcttagtcGACTATTTTTCGAATTATATCGAAGTTTGTCCACTGCTGAACATTACTAGCAAGACAGTCATAACAGCGATGAAGGATCAATTTGCAAGGCACGGCATCCCACAGGAACTGATAACTGATAATGGGCCAGCGTATGCCTCGAAGGAATTTGCTACATTTAGTAAGCAATGGGGGTTCAAACATGTTACGAGTTCGCCGAAATATCCGGTATCAAATGGACGAAGTGAGAAGGCAGTAcacatagttaaaaatatgttaaccaAATCTTTGTCATCTGGTTCTGATTTCTATTTAGGGTTGCTAAACCTTAGAACAACTCCCAGGGATGGAATTAGCTCACCATCTCAGTTACTTATGGGACGCAGGCTTAATTCCAGGCTCCCATCTCACGACTGTAAACTGCAACCCAGCCGTGACAACCGTGACGATTATAAGGCTATCACAAGCAAGCAAGCCCGCGACAAACAGCACTATGATAAACGAGCACGAGCGTTGCCGGAGCTGCGGGCTGGGCAACGTGTGGTGATGGTGGACGCCGGAGACAGGAAGCACGCGCGCGTCCAGGCGCGGGCGCCACAACCACGCTCCTACTTCGTAATAGACTCAACAGGAAAGCGGTACAGAAGAAATAGACGCCATTTAATTAATGTGGAGGCAGCTCTTTCTTCTCCATCCCAATATACGCCCGAGGAGCAAGAACATTACGAGGAAGAGGATTGGTCCATGGCCGAAAGTGAGGACAACGCAGATGATCCTACGTTTGTTTTAACCAGCGGGGATGGGTCGCGTCTCTCTGAGGACTCCCGGGGTGATATTTTGAAAGGCCGGTTAGATCGCGCGCGCAGACCGGCGGCTGAGGCGGCCCGCACTATTATTGCCAAACTAAATagggaaaaataa